In Archocentrus centrarchus isolate MPI-CPG fArcCen1 chromosome 21, fArcCen1, whole genome shotgun sequence, the following are encoded in one genomic region:
- the LOC115800509 gene encoding restin homolog isoform X2, producing MNDKYSLDNIDSLLFQLALETRELSQKKNEINQQIKVCRADIAEKKSYIGELHRRIEKLEEEIGVKQSTVTRNKGNAKRMKTTNGLLLQYEQTLKAELETRKASYNHDVQVFEERIASYRKTFQEHKDYYLQSPLAEKLLLLQAEKEEIECRIKAWDEQITMKQKELDHLSGPVVTSFSTEKLPDSFVSSAFGLQPVTEQEKLFDHQTAEDRDSSIDISSLHLNQTRKGYKTSDEEANAEVIHEGNIQDSSTCCTSPEKPSQQLCEQSQPEEMHTEEQEEETSQEDQEKLLLVSHVEEVLKSEMEKGVATHEEQALSDKDNEELAASDPEAFPAKMTSVSSTPTFSFNFSPASSQDQRPSETKSPAFLFSLNSDSNTAGFSGFGFDVGSSQEEDSFGFTRSLFTEKVCAVYDFTGPQFLFDQPEQCEDFQFAFGTKSPQSTKKESTGDDFPFSFNF from the exons TTTGCAGAGCTGACATTGCTGAGAAGAAGTCTTACATTGGAGAACTCCACAGAAGGATTGAGAAACTTGAAGAGGAAATTGGAGTGAAACAGAGCACTGTAACACGCaataaaggaaatgcaaaaag AATGAAGACAACTAATGGCCTGCTTCTTCAGTATGAGCAGACGTTGAAAGCAGAACTGGAAACAAGAAAAGCCAGCTACAACCATGACGT ACAGGTCTTTGAAGAAAGGATTGCAAGCTACAGAAAGACTTTCCAGGAGCATAAAGACTATTATTTACAAAGCCCTCTCGCTGAAaagctcctcctgctgcaggctgaaaaagaggaaattgAATGTAGGATCAAGGCTTGGGATGAACAAATAACAATGAAGCAGAAGGAGCTGGACCATCTTTCTG GTCCAGTAGTCACTTCATTTTCCACTGAGAAACTCCCAGATAG TTTTGTATCTAGTGCTTTTGGCCTGCAGCCTGTAACAGAACAAGAGAAACTATTTGATCATCAGACAGCAGAGGACAGAGATTCTTCCATTGATATTTCCTCTCTGCATCTCAACCAGACAAGG AAGGGTTATAAAACATCTGATGAAGAGGCAAATGCTGAAGTGATTCATGAGGGAAACATCCAGGATTCATCCACCTGTTGTACTTCCCCAGAAAAACCAAGTCAGCAGTTATGTG AGCAGAGTCAGCCAGAGGAAATGCACACtgaggagcaggaagaggaaacaTCACAAGAAGACCAG GAAAAGCTGCTGCTTGTATCACACGTAGAGGAGGTTCTCAAGAGTGAGATGGAGAAGGGAGTAGCTACACATGAAGAACAGGCACTAAGTGACAAGGACAACGAGGAGCTCGCTGCTTCTGATcctgaggcattcccagcaaAAATGACATCTGTGTCTTCAACCCCGACATTCTCATTTAA CTTTAGCCCTGCCAGCTCCCAAGATCAAAGGCCCTCTGAGACCAAATCTCCAGCTTTCCTGTTCTCTCTGAACTCTGATTCCAACACAGCAGGCTTTTCTGGATTTGGATTTGATGTGGGTTCATcacaggaggag GACTCTTTTGGTTTCACTAGATCTTTATTCACTGAGAAG GTATGTGCTGTATACGATTTTACAGGCCCTCAATTCCTGTTTGACCAGCCAGAGCAGTGTGAGGACTTCCAGTTTGCCTTTGGCACCAAGAGCCCTCAGTCAACTAAAAAAGAAAGCACTGGAGATGACTTTCCATTTTCATTCAACTTCTGA
- the LOC115800509 gene encoding restin homolog isoform X4 — MNDKYSLDNIDSLLFQLALETRELSQKKNEINQQIKVCRADIAEKKSYIGELHRRIEKLEEEIGVKQSTVTRNKGNAKRMKTTNGLLLQYEQTLKAELETRKASYNHDVQVFEERIASYRKTFQEHKDYYLQSPLAEKLLLLQAEKEEIECRIKAWDEQITMKQKELDHLSGPVVTSFSTEKLPDSFVSSAFGLQPVTEQEKLFDHQTAEDRDSSIDISSLHLNQTRKGYKTSDEEANAEVIHEGNIQDSSTCCTSPEKPSQQLCEQSQPEEMHTEEQEEETSQEDQEKLLLVSHVEEVLKSEMEKGVATHEEQALSDKDNEELAASDPEAFPAKMTSVSSTPTFSFNFSPASSQDQRPSETKSPAFLFSLNSDSNTAGFSGFGFDVGSSQEEALNSCLTSQSSVRTSSLPLAPRALSQLKKKALEMTFHFHSTSESSKNVLKSLIVLFYRTH, encoded by the exons TTTGCAGAGCTGACATTGCTGAGAAGAAGTCTTACATTGGAGAACTCCACAGAAGGATTGAGAAACTTGAAGAGGAAATTGGAGTGAAACAGAGCACTGTAACACGCaataaaggaaatgcaaaaag AATGAAGACAACTAATGGCCTGCTTCTTCAGTATGAGCAGACGTTGAAAGCAGAACTGGAAACAAGAAAAGCCAGCTACAACCATGACGT ACAGGTCTTTGAAGAAAGGATTGCAAGCTACAGAAAGACTTTCCAGGAGCATAAAGACTATTATTTACAAAGCCCTCTCGCTGAAaagctcctcctgctgcaggctgaaaaagaggaaattgAATGTAGGATCAAGGCTTGGGATGAACAAATAACAATGAAGCAGAAGGAGCTGGACCATCTTTCTG GTCCAGTAGTCACTTCATTTTCCACTGAGAAACTCCCAGATAG TTTTGTATCTAGTGCTTTTGGCCTGCAGCCTGTAACAGAACAAGAGAAACTATTTGATCATCAGACAGCAGAGGACAGAGATTCTTCCATTGATATTTCCTCTCTGCATCTCAACCAGACAAGG AAGGGTTATAAAACATCTGATGAAGAGGCAAATGCTGAAGTGATTCATGAGGGAAACATCCAGGATTCATCCACCTGTTGTACTTCCCCAGAAAAACCAAGTCAGCAGTTATGTG AGCAGAGTCAGCCAGAGGAAATGCACACtgaggagcaggaagaggaaacaTCACAAGAAGACCAG GAAAAGCTGCTGCTTGTATCACACGTAGAGGAGGTTCTCAAGAGTGAGATGGAGAAGGGAGTAGCTACACATGAAGAACAGGCACTAAGTGACAAGGACAACGAGGAGCTCGCTGCTTCTGATcctgaggcattcccagcaaAAATGACATCTGTGTCTTCAACCCCGACATTCTCATTTAA CTTTAGCCCTGCCAGCTCCCAAGATCAAAGGCCCTCTGAGACCAAATCTCCAGCTTTCCTGTTCTCTCTGAACTCTGATTCCAACACAGCAGGCTTTTCTGGATTTGGATTTGATGTGGGTTCATcacaggaggag GCCCTCAATTCCTGTTTGACCAGCCAGAGCAGTGTGAGGACTTCCAGTTTGCCTTTGGCACCAAGAGCCCTCAGTCAACTAAAAAAGAAAGCACTGGAGATGACTTTCCATTTTCATTCAACTTCTGAGAGctctaaaaatgttttgaagtccttaattgttttattttatagaaCACATTAG
- the LOC115800509 gene encoding involucrin isoform X3 — MNDKYSLDNIDSLLFQLALETRELSQKKNEINQQIKVCRADIAEKKSYIGELHRRIEKLEEEIGVKQSTVTRNKGNAKRMKTTNGLLLQYEQTLKAELETRKASYNHDVQVFEERIASYRKTFQEHKDYYLQSPLAEKLLLLQAEKEEIECRIKAWDEQITMKQKELDHLSGPVVTSFSTEKLPDSAFGLQPVTEQEKLFDHQTAEDRDSSIDISSLHLNQTRKGYKTSDEEANAEVIHEGNIQDSSTCCTSPEKPSQQLCEQSQPEEMHTEEQEEETSQEDQEKLLLVSHVEEVLKSEMEKGVATHEEQALSDKDNEELAASDPEAFPAKMTSVSSTPTFSFNFSPASSQDQRPSETKSPAFLFSLNSDSNTAGFSGFGFDVGSSQEEDSFGFTRSLFTEKKTSESKSSSCPQFLFDQPEQCEDFQFAFGTKSPQSTKKESTGDDFPFSFNF; from the exons TTTGCAGAGCTGACATTGCTGAGAAGAAGTCTTACATTGGAGAACTCCACAGAAGGATTGAGAAACTTGAAGAGGAAATTGGAGTGAAACAGAGCACTGTAACACGCaataaaggaaatgcaaaaag AATGAAGACAACTAATGGCCTGCTTCTTCAGTATGAGCAGACGTTGAAAGCAGAACTGGAAACAAGAAAAGCCAGCTACAACCATGACGT ACAGGTCTTTGAAGAAAGGATTGCAAGCTACAGAAAGACTTTCCAGGAGCATAAAGACTATTATTTACAAAGCCCTCTCGCTGAAaagctcctcctgctgcaggctgaaaaagaggaaattgAATGTAGGATCAAGGCTTGGGATGAACAAATAACAATGAAGCAGAAGGAGCTGGACCATCTTTCTG GTCCAGTAGTCACTTCATTTTCCACTGAGAAACTCCCAGATAG TGCTTTTGGCCTGCAGCCTGTAACAGAACAAGAGAAACTATTTGATCATCAGACAGCAGAGGACAGAGATTCTTCCATTGATATTTCCTCTCTGCATCTCAACCAGACAAGG AAGGGTTATAAAACATCTGATGAAGAGGCAAATGCTGAAGTGATTCATGAGGGAAACATCCAGGATTCATCCACCTGTTGTACTTCCCCAGAAAAACCAAGTCAGCAGTTATGTG AGCAGAGTCAGCCAGAGGAAATGCACACtgaggagcaggaagaggaaacaTCACAAGAAGACCAG GAAAAGCTGCTGCTTGTATCACACGTAGAGGAGGTTCTCAAGAGTGAGATGGAGAAGGGAGTAGCTACACATGAAGAACAGGCACTAAGTGACAAGGACAACGAGGAGCTCGCTGCTTCTGATcctgaggcattcccagcaaAAATGACATCTGTGTCTTCAACCCCGACATTCTCATTTAA CTTTAGCCCTGCCAGCTCCCAAGATCAAAGGCCCTCTGAGACCAAATCTCCAGCTTTCCTGTTCTCTCTGAACTCTGATTCCAACACAGCAGGCTTTTCTGGATTTGGATTTGATGTGGGTTCATcacaggaggag GACTCTTTTGGTTTCACTAGATCTTTATTCACTGAGAAG AAAACCTCTGAATCAAAATCTTCAAGCT GCCCTCAATTCCTGTTTGACCAGCCAGAGCAGTGTGAGGACTTCCAGTTTGCCTTTGGCACCAAGAGCCCTCAGTCAACTAAAAAAGAAAGCACTGGAGATGACTTTCCATTTTCATTCAACTTCTGA
- the LOC115800509 gene encoding uncharacterized protein LOC115800509 isoform X6, whose product MKTTNGLLLQYEQTLKAELETRKASYNHDVQVFEERIASYRKTFQEHKDYYLQSPLAEKLLLLQAEKEEIECRIKAWDEQITMKQKELDHLSGPVVTSFSTEKLPDSFVSSAFGLQPVTEQEKLFDHQTAEDRDSSIDISSLHLNQTRKGYKTSDEEANAEVIHEGNIQDSSTCCTSPEKPSQQLCEQSQPEEMHTEEQEEETSQEDQEKLLLVSHVEEVLKSEMEKGVATHEEQALSDKDNEELAASDPEAFPAKMTSVSSTPTFSFNFSPASSQDQRPSETKSPAFLFSLNSDSNTAGFSGFGFDVGSSQEEDSFGFTRSLFTEKKTSESKSSSCPQFLFDQPEQCEDFQFAFGTKSPQSTKKESTGDDFPFSFNF is encoded by the exons ATGAAGACAACTAATGGCCTGCTTCTTCAGTATGAGCAGACGTTGAAAGCAGAACTGGAAACAAGAAAAGCCAGCTACAACCATGACGT ACAGGTCTTTGAAGAAAGGATTGCAAGCTACAGAAAGACTTTCCAGGAGCATAAAGACTATTATTTACAAAGCCCTCTCGCTGAAaagctcctcctgctgcaggctgaaaaagaggaaattgAATGTAGGATCAAGGCTTGGGATGAACAAATAACAATGAAGCAGAAGGAGCTGGACCATCTTTCTG GTCCAGTAGTCACTTCATTTTCCACTGAGAAACTCCCAGATAG TTTTGTATCTAGTGCTTTTGGCCTGCAGCCTGTAACAGAACAAGAGAAACTATTTGATCATCAGACAGCAGAGGACAGAGATTCTTCCATTGATATTTCCTCTCTGCATCTCAACCAGACAAGG AAGGGTTATAAAACATCTGATGAAGAGGCAAATGCTGAAGTGATTCATGAGGGAAACATCCAGGATTCATCCACCTGTTGTACTTCCCCAGAAAAACCAAGTCAGCAGTTATGTG AGCAGAGTCAGCCAGAGGAAATGCACACtgaggagcaggaagaggaaacaTCACAAGAAGACCAG GAAAAGCTGCTGCTTGTATCACACGTAGAGGAGGTTCTCAAGAGTGAGATGGAGAAGGGAGTAGCTACACATGAAGAACAGGCACTAAGTGACAAGGACAACGAGGAGCTCGCTGCTTCTGATcctgaggcattcccagcaaAAATGACATCTGTGTCTTCAACCCCGACATTCTCATTTAA CTTTAGCCCTGCCAGCTCCCAAGATCAAAGGCCCTCTGAGACCAAATCTCCAGCTTTCCTGTTCTCTCTGAACTCTGATTCCAACACAGCAGGCTTTTCTGGATTTGGATTTGATGTGGGTTCATcacaggaggag GACTCTTTTGGTTTCACTAGATCTTTATTCACTGAGAAG AAAACCTCTGAATCAAAATCTTCAAGCT GCCCTCAATTCCTGTTTGACCAGCCAGAGCAGTGTGAGGACTTCCAGTTTGCCTTTGGCACCAAGAGCCCTCAGTCAACTAAAAAAGAAAGCACTGGAGATGACTTTCCATTTTCATTCAACTTCTGA
- the LOC115800509 gene encoding restin homolog isoform X1, which produces MNDKYSLDNIDSLLFQLALETRELSQKKNEINQQIKVCRADIAEKKSYIGELHRRIEKLEEEIGVKQSTVTRNKGNAKRMKTTNGLLLQYEQTLKAELETRKASYNHDVQVFEERIASYRKTFQEHKDYYLQSPLAEKLLLLQAEKEEIECRIKAWDEQITMKQKELDHLSGPVVTSFSTEKLPDSFVSSAFGLQPVTEQEKLFDHQTAEDRDSSIDISSLHLNQTRKGYKTSDEEANAEVIHEGNIQDSSTCCTSPEKPSQQLCEQSQPEEMHTEEQEEETSQEDQEKLLLVSHVEEVLKSEMEKGVATHEEQALSDKDNEELAASDPEAFPAKMTSVSSTPTFSFNFSPASSQDQRPSETKSPAFLFSLNSDSNTAGFSGFGFDVGSSQEEDSFGFTRSLFTEKKTSESKSSSCPQFLFDQPEQCEDFQFAFGTKSPQSTKKESTGDDFPFSFNF; this is translated from the exons TTTGCAGAGCTGACATTGCTGAGAAGAAGTCTTACATTGGAGAACTCCACAGAAGGATTGAGAAACTTGAAGAGGAAATTGGAGTGAAACAGAGCACTGTAACACGCaataaaggaaatgcaaaaag AATGAAGACAACTAATGGCCTGCTTCTTCAGTATGAGCAGACGTTGAAAGCAGAACTGGAAACAAGAAAAGCCAGCTACAACCATGACGT ACAGGTCTTTGAAGAAAGGATTGCAAGCTACAGAAAGACTTTCCAGGAGCATAAAGACTATTATTTACAAAGCCCTCTCGCTGAAaagctcctcctgctgcaggctgaaaaagaggaaattgAATGTAGGATCAAGGCTTGGGATGAACAAATAACAATGAAGCAGAAGGAGCTGGACCATCTTTCTG GTCCAGTAGTCACTTCATTTTCCACTGAGAAACTCCCAGATAG TTTTGTATCTAGTGCTTTTGGCCTGCAGCCTGTAACAGAACAAGAGAAACTATTTGATCATCAGACAGCAGAGGACAGAGATTCTTCCATTGATATTTCCTCTCTGCATCTCAACCAGACAAGG AAGGGTTATAAAACATCTGATGAAGAGGCAAATGCTGAAGTGATTCATGAGGGAAACATCCAGGATTCATCCACCTGTTGTACTTCCCCAGAAAAACCAAGTCAGCAGTTATGTG AGCAGAGTCAGCCAGAGGAAATGCACACtgaggagcaggaagaggaaacaTCACAAGAAGACCAG GAAAAGCTGCTGCTTGTATCACACGTAGAGGAGGTTCTCAAGAGTGAGATGGAGAAGGGAGTAGCTACACATGAAGAACAGGCACTAAGTGACAAGGACAACGAGGAGCTCGCTGCTTCTGATcctgaggcattcccagcaaAAATGACATCTGTGTCTTCAACCCCGACATTCTCATTTAA CTTTAGCCCTGCCAGCTCCCAAGATCAAAGGCCCTCTGAGACCAAATCTCCAGCTTTCCTGTTCTCTCTGAACTCTGATTCCAACACAGCAGGCTTTTCTGGATTTGGATTTGATGTGGGTTCATcacaggaggag GACTCTTTTGGTTTCACTAGATCTTTATTCACTGAGAAG AAAACCTCTGAATCAAAATCTTCAAGCT GCCCTCAATTCCTGTTTGACCAGCCAGAGCAGTGTGAGGACTTCCAGTTTGCCTTTGGCACCAAGAGCCCTCAGTCAACTAAAAAAGAAAGCACTGGAGATGACTTTCCATTTTCATTCAACTTCTGA
- the LOC115800509 gene encoding restin homolog isoform X5, whose protein sequence is MNDKYSLDNIDSLLFQLALETRELSQKKNEINQQIKVCRADIAEKKSYIGELHRRIEKLEEEIGVKQSTVTRNKGNAKRMKTTNGLLLQYEQTLKAELETRKASYNHDVQVFEERIASYRKTFQEHKDYYLQSPLAEKLLLLQAEKEEIECRIKAWDEQITMKQKELDHLSGPVVTSFSTEKLPDSFVSSAFGLQPVTEQEKLFDHQTAEDRDSSIDISSLHLNQTRKGYKTSDEEANAEVIHEGNIQDSSTCCTSPEKPSQQLCEQSQPEEMHTEEQEEETSQEDQEKLLLVSHVEEVLKSEMEKGVATHEEQALSDKDNEELAASDPEAFPAKMTSVSSTPTFSFNFSPASSQDQRPSETKSPAFLFSLNSDSNTAGFSGFGFDVGSSQEEVCAVYDFTGPQFLFDQPEQCEDFQFAFGTKSPQSTKKESTGDDFPFSFNF, encoded by the exons TTTGCAGAGCTGACATTGCTGAGAAGAAGTCTTACATTGGAGAACTCCACAGAAGGATTGAGAAACTTGAAGAGGAAATTGGAGTGAAACAGAGCACTGTAACACGCaataaaggaaatgcaaaaag AATGAAGACAACTAATGGCCTGCTTCTTCAGTATGAGCAGACGTTGAAAGCAGAACTGGAAACAAGAAAAGCCAGCTACAACCATGACGT ACAGGTCTTTGAAGAAAGGATTGCAAGCTACAGAAAGACTTTCCAGGAGCATAAAGACTATTATTTACAAAGCCCTCTCGCTGAAaagctcctcctgctgcaggctgaaaaagaggaaattgAATGTAGGATCAAGGCTTGGGATGAACAAATAACAATGAAGCAGAAGGAGCTGGACCATCTTTCTG GTCCAGTAGTCACTTCATTTTCCACTGAGAAACTCCCAGATAG TTTTGTATCTAGTGCTTTTGGCCTGCAGCCTGTAACAGAACAAGAGAAACTATTTGATCATCAGACAGCAGAGGACAGAGATTCTTCCATTGATATTTCCTCTCTGCATCTCAACCAGACAAGG AAGGGTTATAAAACATCTGATGAAGAGGCAAATGCTGAAGTGATTCATGAGGGAAACATCCAGGATTCATCCACCTGTTGTACTTCCCCAGAAAAACCAAGTCAGCAGTTATGTG AGCAGAGTCAGCCAGAGGAAATGCACACtgaggagcaggaagaggaaacaTCACAAGAAGACCAG GAAAAGCTGCTGCTTGTATCACACGTAGAGGAGGTTCTCAAGAGTGAGATGGAGAAGGGAGTAGCTACACATGAAGAACAGGCACTAAGTGACAAGGACAACGAGGAGCTCGCTGCTTCTGATcctgaggcattcccagcaaAAATGACATCTGTGTCTTCAACCCCGACATTCTCATTTAA CTTTAGCCCTGCCAGCTCCCAAGATCAAAGGCCCTCTGAGACCAAATCTCCAGCTTTCCTGTTCTCTCTGAACTCTGATTCCAACACAGCAGGCTTTTCTGGATTTGGATTTGATGTGGGTTCATcacaggaggag GTATGTGCTGTATACGATTTTACAGGCCCTCAATTCCTGTTTGACCAGCCAGAGCAGTGTGAGGACTTCCAGTTTGCCTTTGGCACCAAGAGCCCTCAGTCAACTAAAAAAGAAAGCACTGGAGATGACTTTCCATTTTCATTCAACTTCTGA